In Pirellulales bacterium, the following are encoded in one genomic region:
- a CDS encoding PQQ-like beta-propeller repeat protein → MLVLRLVFVGTLALASMAHSEVRGDDAAEWRQWRGPARDGQLAAGTLPDSLAIDRLVETWRVELGPGYPGPIVAGDRVFVAETRDERDEVVRALDRATGRQLWEVAWPGAMKVPFFAKRNGDWIRATPACDGQTLYVAGMLDVLVALDVVTGAERWRVDFPQQLKTAPPDFGFASSPLVVGDFVYVQAAGGFVKLDKHNGEVVWRTLDDGGGMWGSAFSSPVLANLAGREQLVVQTRTHLAGVEPERGEVLWKHEIEAFRGMNILTPTIWRDCVFTSAYGGKSTLLRIENDGAAQKSTVAWQQKTQGYMSSPVVVGDHVYLHLRNRRFTCIDLATGESPWTTTPFGEYWSLVAAGEMILALDQTGELLLIRANPEKFDLVERRKLSEEETWGHLAVAGDEIYVRELKALRALKFTRAGVAGAQPAAPAGSLEDDHRVHAQVVDRGHDAVVGVFER, encoded by the coding sequence ATGCTTGTCCTGCGCCTGGTCTTTGTCGGTACGCTGGCCTTGGCCTCAATGGCACATTCCGAGGTGCGCGGCGACGATGCCGCCGAATGGCGGCAATGGCGCGGACCTGCTCGTGATGGGCAGCTCGCCGCCGGGACCCTGCCCGATTCACTCGCGATCGATCGACTGGTCGAGACGTGGCGCGTCGAGCTCGGCCCAGGCTACCCCGGGCCGATCGTGGCCGGAGATCGGGTGTTCGTCGCCGAGACCCGGGACGAGCGCGACGAGGTGGTCCGGGCCCTCGATCGAGCCACGGGCCGGCAACTCTGGGAAGTCGCCTGGCCCGGGGCCATGAAGGTCCCCTTCTTTGCCAAGCGCAACGGCGATTGGATTCGCGCGACGCCGGCTTGTGATGGGCAAACGTTGTACGTTGCCGGCATGCTCGACGTGCTCGTGGCTCTCGATGTGGTGACCGGTGCAGAACGCTGGCGCGTCGATTTTCCCCAGCAACTTAAGACCGCGCCGCCCGATTTCGGCTTCGCCAGCTCGCCGTTGGTCGTCGGCGACTTCGTCTATGTGCAGGCAGCCGGCGGCTTCGTCAAGCTCGACAAACACAACGGAGAGGTCGTCTGGCGCACGCTCGACGATGGAGGCGGCATGTGGGGCAGCGCGTTTTCGTCGCCCGTCCTGGCCAACCTGGCCGGGCGCGAGCAGCTGGTCGTGCAGACGCGCACGCATCTGGCCGGCGTCGAACCCGAGCGCGGCGAGGTGCTCTGGAAGCACGAGATCGAGGCGTTCCGCGGCATGAACATCCTCACGCCTACGATCTGGCGAGATTGTGTCTTCACCAGCGCCTACGGGGGCAAGTCGACACTGCTGCGAATTGAAAACGACGGCGCGGCACAAAAGTCGACGGTCGCCTGGCAGCAGAAGACCCAGGGATACATGTCATCGCCGGTGGTGGTTGGGGATCACGTCTATCTGCATCTTCGCAATCGCCGGTTCACCTGCATCGATCTGGCAACGGGCGAAAGCCCCTGGACGACGACACCGTTCGGCGAGTACTGGAGCCTGGTTGCCGCGGGCGAGATGATCCTGGCGCTCGATCAGACCGGCGAGCTGTTGTTGATCCGCGCCAATCCGGAGAAGTTCGACCTCGTCGAGCGACGCAAGCTGAGCGAGGAAGAAACCTGGGGACACCTGGCCGTCGCCGGCGATGAGATCTATGTTCGCGAGCTGAAGGCGCTGCGGGCGCTGAAGTTCACTCGGGCCGGCGTCGCAGGCGCGCAGCCAGCCGCGCCGGCTGGGTCACTCGAAGACGACCATCGCGTGCATGCCCAGGTCGTCGACCGTGGCCACGACGCCGTCGTCGGTGTGTTCGAGCGTTAA